AGCTGTATGTATGTGAAGAAGAAAGCTTTTGGCTGTTTTAGCAAAATTTGcatgagggaaaagagagaaggctAGTTCTCAATAATTCCAGGTCACTTTGTATCTCCATTTACTGTGCAAATTAGTGTTACAGGTACACATAACACCCCTGATACAATACATTTCtctcagtttggggtttttctttttcgtGTTTCTATACATGAAACTTCAGTGCAACGGCTATTTTATAATCCTTTTTGAAGCAGTATTTTTCACCAGTGTTTGCTTGGTTTAGCTTTAACAAATGGCTGTTAATCTAAATTCGGCTTGTTTTATAATGGCAAGAATGAGGACACTCCTTAGAAGCCTACCTgtcaattttatttgttttccaacCTCCTGATGAGGTTTGTTCTTATTCCATCAACAGGATAGCAAAGCGAGAGGGTGCTCTACATAATCCTCATTGCTGTAGACCTTATTCTATTTACACCCAAAACTCTGACTCAGTACTGCTGAAGTCACCTGAGTCTTTCCCTGGCTTCAGGTTGTTCTGAATCAGTCTATAAACCTAAAAGTCAAAGCTCCTtctaacaaagaaaacagaacctttttccttcagttcctAATAGAacttgtgttgtggtttaagctgTGTTGTTCATGTCTAATCATGCTCACTGGTGATCATTCCAAGCATCATATATTAGAGTGAAATTACCTAGTATTCAATATTTCCTTGATTGCATTTGGTTTGCCAACAATTATTGCATTTAAAAGGGTGGTGGCTTTCTGCCATCCCTGTTCCCTCACTCTACAATTGGTTATGGTAGCTATGAAGAGGTGTAAACGTCATCCAGGTAGCTGGGTAACCCTGAGTATTTAAGGAGGTCAGAATAAAGACTGATCTTCTTTTAGGTGTGGACCGGTATGAGACAGGTTGGACTGCACTAGTGAAAGAAGGATTTGTAAAGCTGAGGACATGTGTTTTGGAAGCTGTGCTAGATGTATTGGTTATAAGTTGCTCATCCTTGCCTTGCTCAGCATCGTGGCCaacattttactttattttcccaATGGTGAAACAAGATTTGCTTCAGAGCATCACCTCGGCAAATATGTGGAGTGCCTTCATGGCATTCTAGGTGGAGGCTTTTTGGTAAGTAATGAGCTAGTAGTTTCTCTCAAGTTTATTTTGGAGCTACTTGGTATTACTGTTTCTTTACCAGTTACATTAATTTATTGATCAAATACCTTGTCAGCAGGAATCTCTGGAGTTGTATCAAAAGAAATTAGCTATATTACCCCATAGGTATTATGAGTTACTATTGTTTATCTTATATGCAACATTATGTCACTTTAAAGCTGAGAAAATCATAGGGTCTAGGTCGCAGAATCCAAATGCAAAACTGGAACCAAGCCTCTCAGTGGGTCACAGTTTGTGTTAAGGGTTAAATCTTACTTTTTTGTTATATTATTGAACTATTCTCCTTTTAAATGTCCCTAGATAACCAGCATTTAGTTGCAATTCCTTAATTTCTATTATCTGAGATGTTGACAGTTATTTCTCTGCCTTAGCTCTTTATTCAGAGGAATCAATTGGTAGTTATCAAAGCTTTGATTCAAGTAACAGCAAAGGGTGAAGAATCGAGTATGTTCATTATAGGACATAGTTAATCTGAAGCTATTATTTTCTACCTTTTCGATGTTGTGGACCACATTGTACCATATTTAAGTTCCCTGACTCCAGgcttcctttttcatttgcttttaaagtcCTCTTAGAAATAGGCTACAGATCTCAAGGTGTCTGCAAATCAGAGGTTGAAAAAGATTGCATGATAAGGCCCTCTGTCTTGTGAGAGGTTCTTACAGCTGTGTTACAGCCCCATTGGAACCTAGACTGGGATTTGCAAAGACTGGGCTTTACACACAGAATAATACAGGTGAAATCAATGGAACTGTTCCTGGAACACACCTGTACAACCTCTTCTGGACCTGCAGCATTGGGGCTCAGCGATAGGTTTGAGTAAGGGCTGACAAGTATGTGACTGTTCAACTGGATAGTTTTTTAGTGTCTTGTTAAATCTGTGCAGTTTGCAGACAACGCTTTGCTCTTTCTTTATGGTTTTCTAGGGTAACCCTGGGTGTAGAGTCTTTATAAGTGCAAACTATTATTAAGTCCTGTTAGGGAGGATACTCTGTTTAATCAACTCTGCTCCTTCTTGATTTTATGCTAGAAGCTCTGGAGTATGGATGATTTATGTTTCTTACAGATGCTTCTGCTTTGTTACTTTGCATTTCTGTCACTGGAAGCTGGTTGTGAAAACCTAGAAAAAGCTAGATGTCTGTAATGAGATGTTTGCCTGAATTGGGCAAAATATTCCTAGACTTTCTAGTCAGACTGGTTTGTCACACAGGCAGTGATGACTCACTCCTCTTCAGTAACTAGTATGTTGGTAGtagttgtttttttaacaaataattgAGAGATTTATCTTGTTCTGATTTGGTAGAAAgttaatgctttctctttttttttttttttttcttcaaagcattttatttgcaGGATACAGCCTTTAATGTGAACAAAAACTTTTAAAGTTGAAGTACTTTAAATTGCAGCAATACCACAGCAGGCTCTTTATTGATGGGCTCTTTACGCACTTAAGTGCTGTGTATACACAAAGTGGAAATAGAAATATACCCATCCTGGTGTTGGTGCTACTGATATCAGTAATGAGATGCCTACTGTgttaaacagaagtaaaactgaatAATCTATACAGGCTGCCCCCCACTCCTCTGCCAAGAAGCAATATAAAGGAATGCAATGTGAGGACTGTGTTTTATCAGCCCTGTCTGTACAACAAAATAGAAcagtggtttttttgttccaTACCTAGGTGCTCATTCCAGCTGCGGTATTCATTGGACTTCACAATGATGACTGTTGTGGGTGCTTTGGCCATGAGGACTGTGGGAAAAGCTGTGCGGTAAGTGAGCCTTTACACTCCAGTCCCAGATAATCCCAAAGACAAGGTGATGGCTATGTTGAAAGTTCATGTCTGTGTTTGCTGTGCAGATGCTGTCTTCAGTTCTGGCAGCCTTTGTTGGGATCCTTGGTTCTGGATACTGTATAATCATTTCAGCACTGGGCTTGTCTCATGGACCATATTGTTTTACTCACCTAGAGAGAAACTGGATCTATCCTTTCAGTGAATCCTCTGGAGGGTAAGTTGTCTGTTCATGAGGGTGTTATATCTTCCCCCATGTACACACGGGCTTTATTCCAGTACATTTCAGCAATATCCAGTAACCATATACCAAAATTCATTCTTAAGTTTATGCTTCTCACTCACTAAGAACTAAACAGAAGTCATCAGTTACCCACGCTGGTATagtttaaaaccaaagcaatataAATCCTCCATCCTACAAAAAGGGATCTGaacgtatatgtatatatataggtAATAATATCTATATACCATATACTGTTCATGTCCATGAACAGGTCTAACAAAGTTTTAGGCCTTTGAGGGATTTACAAACCATGAATAGCAGTTGTTATGAAATTTGTCTTATCATTTGTGTAAGAACCTCTTTTGTGATGCTTGCTTCTGAAGTTGCTTTGTGTCAGTGTAAACTGGCATAATACCTTCATTAGTGGCAATGGCATAGAAGCTTTGTAAATGAAACTAGAAAAGGTTTGTAAGAATCTTTGTATGCTGCAGGTTGGGGAGGGCCAGAAGCTCTTAATTATCCCTAATTAGGGTTCTCCAGCAAACCAAGCCTATGTAGCTGAGTTGTATGCTATTCCCCATTAATCCTCACAAATCCTGTAGTTTGGAAGGGGATTTGGTTTGGGTCATGACATGCTTTTACAGTGTCTGTATGGTCGGCAACCTCGAGTCCGTTTCTATTAACAGTTTATGGCTGATGCCAGACTAGAAACAGTTTGAGTACTAAGAAGCCACATAAAGCTCCTTTGCAGCAGAGTTTGAATTTTATATTTCAGTTGCACCTCTCCCAAGAGGGGGCATTCCTCCTCCCCCATTCCCTCAACTATGACTGAATATAGAATTACGTCCTTGCTGAAGGCTCATCAGTGCTGATGTTCTGAAGATGTGGGTGAGGATTAATAGCTGGAATACTGCAGTACCCCTCTGAATTTATTCCATGTTTGGCTCTTCCAGGGTAGGCATGTGAGGGCCCCAAGACAGCAGCACAAGAGAGGAAGTGACCCACTTGCTTCAGATCAGTAATTGCTGTCTTTAGAATAAAGGCCCAGACCTGAAAAGCTCTGTGGTTGTTTTGAGAAATAGCTTTGCTCTTTCAGCTTTCTTGCATTTGTGTCTCACTTTAGTCAGTAATAGAAGATTCTGCCTTTatagcttagattttttttttttttaaggaaattaaggCTTAACAAAAATGTATGGCTGATAGTTCAACACGTTCTTCAACAGAGCAAACTTTGCATGGAATAAACCATTGCATTTTCTATTCCCACTTAGAGTGATTATCTTTGATGCAGCTACAGACTAGATGCAATTTAGTTCTCGTGTCTGGTAAGCATCCCACTCTGTCACAATGTTAGTATGTTTTTAATTGCTGTGTACAGGTACTTGTTTGAGTATAACAAGTGGTCTAAATGTCAAGAACCTCAAAACATCGTGCAGTGGAACGTCACCCTCTTTTCCATCCTCCTTGTCTTGGGAGGAATAGAGTTCATTCTGTGCTTCATACAGATAATCAATGGCATTCTTGGAGGACTATGTGGGTTGTGCTGCAGTCATGAGGAGGTAAGCCATTTGTAGTTCTAACCGTGCTTCTCAGATGAATATGAAACACTATTGTTACTGATGCTACTATGGGGTCTTGCTTAGAAGCtattttttaagtattcttcTACACTGAATTGTTGCTTAACTTTTTTTATAGCACTGTTGTGTTTAGCTTTTTCATGTAGTATTTGACCACATGCTTTCAGCTGATTCCTCAGCTGTCACAGTGAAGTCAGTCTGCATAGGAGCTGGAAGGCTTTTCTTCCTCCATATGGCACATGTGGTCATCATCACTATATAGATGATATAACTGAAACACAGATCtcctggtggtggtggtcttTGCCAGAGCATAAACCATTGTTGCGTAGTGTGGTGCAGTTTTGTGGTAGGCTGCTTGTTCTAACTATATTGCTTTAGCCTTGTATTTTGCTCACAGCAGCTGATAGACTACTGAGAATATGCCATATGTAACGAAAACTACAGCATCCTAGACTTGCTTAGTAAAAGTAAGATAAGAGAAGGAATTAAATTGCACATAGCTGACAAAACCTGCTGACAGACATGAAGGGTTTTctgaaggtggggtttttttgagtgagGAAGGGGAATTTCCTCCAAATTTCTCTAGAGTCTTGTTAAACAGTTTATGCGTGTTGTTAAAATCAGTATCATAGTGGTAGTGTTGGTATTGCAATGGCTTAAGATATGAACCAGATATGATATAAATCACATGCACATTATGGCTAAGAATGTGTTTCATGTTTTTAATTGACATAGTTTAATGTTGGGGCTCTTGCAAAGCTATTACTGTCTTCTCACTCCTGTCTTCCATGCTGTAACTGCAATATAAAAGAGCCGTGCTATGGTTGTCTAAATGTGGTCAGGTTAATTTTAGCTCTTATAGTTGGATACAATATTAGCATTCTTCCCCTTAatatgtgtttctttctttttgtttccccCACAGACATATGTTTGCTAGAAACCTGACAATGCATTGACATTGGTGCATGCGTGGTGCGTTGAGTATTCTGtggttctttggttttgttttttaatattctatgCATACTAAAATGCACATCGTTTGTTGTCAAAGTGTGCTGTTGCCATCAATTTAATTGACTTGGGGCCAGCCTTTGTTCTTGGAGTCATATGCAGATTTTCCACTAACCTGCCTGTATCTAAAAGGAAAACGTATCCTGAATTTCTTTGGTTCATTTCATCTTAGTACGGTCAACTGCCTGAGCACATGTCactgaagatgcttttttttttttttttttcttttctactgacacaacagcactgtactttttgctgctttcccaATAAAGTTGCACTTTCATTCTGATGTTGGAATGAACACAAACTCAATCTAGTCTGGCCTGGGTATAAATGAATACTCAGCTGGagtaaaaacaaagcagcagtaaaatgTGGATGATCAAGGACAGATACATGAACTTCACCTTTTCAGGATTTTTCTGAACTTCACCTGTATTTCACAAATAAAGATTTGTATTATAAATACCCAGCAGGTGTCAGTGATTCTCTCCCTGCCCATGCTGAAACACTGCTTTCCTGGTCTCAGAGTAAAGGACAGTGGTGGCATAAGAACATGAATATAAAGCAGTCAGGTTATAACCTACTTTTGCTCCCCAGCAGACTCTGTCAGGGTGGGAACCGCTTCACTGTTTGGTGTAGATCATTTAGCTGAGCCAGGCAATTGTGCATCAACAAGGGTATGATAGTTCAATGACAGCTCTGTGACAGGTACAACTGCGTGCGTGGAGTCTTAGTCCTGGATCTGGGCTAGCAGTTCACTGCTGATGGCCATTCCAAGGACCGGAGGGAGGTTCCTGCGCCATTGAGCCACAGCTCTGGGTCAATTCTGCTGCTCTCCCAAGGGGGGCTTTCCTCCTGACTGCTTATTCAAGAGTCTtgagacaaaaccaaaatgcgGGTCTGGGTCCTGGTTTTTACCTCACTCAGCAGACCCCCAGGCATAGCAGTGTTCAGAAAATACAATGCAAATTCAGGTCAGCAGTTATAGATTAATCTGAAATATTTGACTTCAGCAGTAAGCAGCCTGGAGGCAGTATTCTAAGATCCTGTGCAAGAACCTCCAAAGCATAGCTTGTAGCATATTACAGTGAATGTTTTATCACAAGGTAAAGTAAATCTGAATGATATGCTGCCAACAGCCTTGCTGGCAAGGTCAATATGCTACTGGCAATGGCATCTttcaagtgaaaaacaaaatatgacatgccatttatttcaaagaaatgagGCTGATTACCATTATTGCTCAGTTTTGGAATCCAGCAGTTAAAGTTGTCTTTGAAAACAGGCGAGTTAATTTCTGTTTATGGAGAAAAAGAATTTCCCATGGGTGTCAGTGTGTACTTAGTACTATTTGTAACTAGGAGTGTGGTCTTCAGAGGTAGCCAGAAACTTGAGGTGTATCTCAGGCTCTCTTCACAGCCAAGTCTGCCCAGTATGAAAACATATCTGAAATAAATTAACTGTGAAAACAAAATTGCACACACACATCCACAGCAGCAAAAGAACCCACAGATGGGAAGAGTTTGTGTTTAGAATCTCAGGCTCTCTGCTTCTTGCAATAGCATTTATTCATACATAAATAAACAGTAGTAGTTGAGGGCAATCTTTAATACCGTTTCTACTTGTGTTTACCCATGTCTTGCCCTGCTGTGGAAGGGAGGAGAATAAGTacgtgcatgtgtgtatacacacacacaaaattcctTGCAGCTGTGCAGTATGGTTTCTTTGTATGTGAAGAAGCACTGTTTGAAAAAGGGTctgcaattttaaattaagtgtggagcgagaaaaggaaaagatagtCTCGGTGGAATAGGGTAAAATTCCCATGCAACTTACAGATTTTTGCCTTTATGCTTGCATAATTGTTACTGGTCTTTCTGGTACACACAACTAATTAAAGAATTGAAACAATTTTAGAAATTCCAATGGACACAGTGATTAGGCTAGAGTTTAGAATTAAAACTTTAGCTCAGATCCATGTAGCCCTAATGCACAGCATTACTACTCACTGTTTgtgttgtcatttaaaaaaagctcaGTTGAATTTCTTTGTTGCCTGATGCATAAGACAACGTTTTGGGAGTTTTATCAGTTACATTGTGGAGAACCAGTTGTTTTAGGTTATATTCATTTCAGTTAGCAGAGATGTCACTCGTCCAGAGTAAACATGGCTTTTCGGTAATGGGCTCGGCATCAACTCATGGATATTGACAGCAACAGGAAAGCAGTTCTTGCAACACTTGGTAAGATATTTGAGAAACTGGTTGCCAGGTTTGCTTAATACTTAGTATAAAATTGTTGCTTCCTGTTCTAGCAGTACAGTGTGCCAGCAGAAAAAACACACCTTGATTTGGTATTTGCAGAGCTcagtttaaatacaaaataagtcATGATGCAGACTGCTGTACTGCAGAATGAATGTTGTTTCAGTTGTCATTTTCCAAGTAAGTTTCTTCTAATCAGAACAGATCACTATGGGAAGTAGCAGCAAATTTGATTATAAACTAAGCTGCTCGCTAGTAATTTTGgcctttgcttttagaaaaaaagatttcagctgaTTACATGATCTCTgagttttgtaataaaaaaatcagtcctgAGGATGTGATGTGCCTGCTTTTAACTCAGCTGTTTGATCTGTAAGGCACAGTGTTGATGATATGAGTTCTGTCCATGCCTGTGAGCCTGCAAAGGGAGATTTGCCACTAATTTCAATTAGAGGGAGGCTTGAAAAAAGTGTCCATATTGATTAGGGAGTAAACCAGGAAATATGGGAAGATCCTCAGAGTAAAGTCTGAGGACTTCAAAATGAAACCTCCTAGAAAAGGTAGGGAGAGGGAAACGGGAGAGTCACTGCAGAGAACGGGTAGAGAAATGGTGTAATTGCATGAGTACCACCATGCCCATTTCCTTGGGTGATCTCATTCAAAGGAATAGGAGGCAATTAGTTGCAACATGCAACCCGAACAGCTTTTATGAGATCATGAGAGAAGCCTCATGTGTGCAGAGCCTAAAACAGCTCatgaggaaacagaaggaaaatatgccATGACATCATTGCTTCTAAAATCAGTCTTCTTGCTTTTGATAGAGCCCCAAATTTTGTTCTCTGACTACAACTTTCCTATTGAGTAAACCCTAAGCTCATTCTTACTTTTCTGATGACTCACAGGGGCATAGAAAGAAGGCTTGTGTCGTGCTGTGAGCATTCAAACAGCTCCGGCTCTGTGTTACTGAGATGGATGTTTAGTTGCTTAGGGAATGATGACACATGAAAATAGGGAAACAGTCTGGCTTTGGCTTTGCACAGTGCAAAACGGCAGGCATTTCAAAAAACAGCCAGACCTTTTGTCCTGTACAAGAAGTCACGTGGACTTAGGTCAGATCTGTAGCTATGCATACTCAGCTGTAAGCACAGAATAAAACAACTGGAGAAATAGGATTTAATTCGTCAAACAGCTGAGCTGCATAATGCTGCGGAAAAGAGTAATTAAGTAAAGTATGACAATAAGTCTGCCTGGCAGTTTCTAACCAGTGTTACTTGGGCTTCTGTACTCCCTGCAAGGTGGTCAAGACTCAGCTTGGTGTTTTTGTGAGGCTGCCCCAAGTTAGCAGCAAGTGTTGGTTCACCCTTAGGGCAGTATCTGCCGAGCTCTGGTATTAATTCTCTGTAGTGTGAGGAAATGTGTGGCCTTCTGTACAGAGACTGGACATACTTATCATTTGACAGCCCCCTTCCCCATGTAAGGTAGAAAAAATTGTGCTACactgaggctgagcagcctgcCTTATGTTACAGAATATCTGCATCGTAATCCGTGTTCTCGGGAGGAGTGCATTTCTAAGCAGTCACTAGGAAATGAGATTTTTGAAGTTCCTTCCTGAGTCTGATTCTAGGCATATTTCATTTGGAAGATCACAAAGGAGGATCTTTTAGAAGGGAAACTGCTACTTAAAGACATTGTGCTTAGAAAGGACAGTGAGTTTAGACAGCGATATTAATCTATTGTTCTGCTAACCATTAAGCACATTTCTATCTCTGGAACCATACCCCAGTCACCAGGTTTCTGTGAATATGAAATGACTGAATCAAGCTGAGGAGGTCAAAatgcttttcatatttaaaacCTTGTAATCTTTTGTTAGCTTAGAAGAGCAAAACTTTATAGTTCTTGAGAGATGGCTTTAGAGACATGTGGAAGCTGTTTGAGCTGTCTGCTGATACCTCTTGCACTTTGGAATATTGTTGTTAACATCCTATTATACTTCCCTAATGGGAAAGCTTCACATGCTGCCAGCTACCAGCTTCCCAACTACGTGTGGTATTTTGAAGGGATCTGTTTCTCAGGTGTGATGGTAAGTGTTGATTCTATGGATTTTTAATGAATTGCATTCTACTGCAAATAACATTAGGTTACTGTGCAGCAATGTAATTgtgtttttaaagagaatatgGATTACTTTGGCAAAAACACTGCAGGCAGAAAAACTtcatcaaactgaaaaaaatgtgaatatacTGAATGACATGCTATGTATATACTATTTAATTTCACATAAGTGATTTtgcagagtttatttttttttctgctggctttttgTTTATGTGTAATTTACATTTGTATTATGGAGGCAGGCTCTATGTTGATTTAATCCTCTCTGAAGGTTGAATTAGAGCTCTtttaccaaaacaaaatgaaacaaaaactaaaaaagcTTCTCATAACtgttcagatgtttttaaaagctgtatgcAGTCCAGTATTTTGAGGACTGGATACACTTCACAATGCAGCAAGTGCCGCTGTTGTTAGACTAAATACAGAAGACTGTCTCACTGTGATTGGCATAGTAGGACTTTCTCCATTACACTTGTAATACGCTCATCTGCAGTAATAAACTAACGGAGTTGCCCACTGCTCATACTGTTTGCTATGTTCATAAAGAACTGTAGCCTCAGGGACAGAAAGCAGTTGTATAATGAAATGTATGCACACAGTCAATACTTAAAAAGGTCTCATCTGCACAGGTAAGGTGTTTTTATGAAGGTGCTGAACTGGGAGACTTATTAAAATGTGAGGCATTATTTTGAAATTGTGTATTCTTcctaaagcagaagaaaacccttCTC
The Harpia harpyja isolate bHarHar1 chromosome 12, bHarHar1 primary haplotype, whole genome shotgun sequence genome window above contains:
- the TM4SF1 gene encoding transmembrane 4 L6 family member 1 isoform X2, with protein sequence MCFGSCARCIGYKLLILALLSIVANILLYFPNGETRFASEHHLGKYVECLHGILGGGFLVLIPAAVFIGLHNDDCCGCFGHEDCGKSCAMLSSVLAAFVGILGSGYCIIISALGLSHGPYCFTHLERNWIYPFSESSGGYLFEYNKWSKCQEPQNIVQWNVTLFSILLVLGGIEFILCFIQIINGILGGLCGLCCSHEETYVC
- the TM4SF1 gene encoding transmembrane 4 L6 family member 1 isoform X1, with product MCFGSCARCIGYKLLILALLSIVANILLYFPNGETRFASEHHLGKYVECLHGILGGGFLVLIPAAVFIGLHNDDCCGCFGHEDCGKSCAMLSSVLAAFVGILGSGYCIIISALGLSHGPYCFTHLERNWIYPFSESSGGYLFEYNKWSKCQEPQNIVQWNVTLFSILLVLGGIEFILCFIQIINGILGGLCGLCCSHEEILLLAVILITLECSMFYRCCQSESCNKTYRSFISIVLALLGVAFSGYSCIIFTLGLIQGPFCNSSGGWDYIFKDTAGGYLTDYPAWSRCTEPANIVEWNTILLSILIALSGLQLIICFLKVAAELKRTLCGTYSVFVQAGIL